One Micromonospora eburnea genomic region harbors:
- a CDS encoding aspartate aminotransferase family protein, whose amino-acid sequence MTSDDLLARHRAVLPSWMPLYYAEPIELVSGSGRRVTDAQGRSYLDFFGGVLTNMIGYDIPEIREAVERQLRTGIVHSSTLYLIRQQVELAEKVARVSGIPDARVFFTNSGTEANEAALLVATNHRRSHQILAVRNSYHGRSYAAMGVTGNRSWSASALNPLQVAWLHSGERLRGLLARLDSEDRINAAVEDLREVLATQTSGDVACLIAEPIQGVGGFVHGPDGLFAAWKKVLDEHGILLISDEVQTGWGRTGEHFWGYQAHGVTPDLLTFAKGIGNGFALAGVVGRADVLESVPAISFSTFGGNPISTAAGNAVLDYLLDHDLQANAARVGAILGDGLRAATADLDCVAEVRGKGLMLGVEFVRPGTTEPDPALTARVFEACRAGGLLVGKGGLYGNVVRMGPPLTLTEDEAREGLAILVDAIRSGAAAEAAA is encoded by the coding sequence ATGACCTCCGACGACCTGCTGGCCCGGCACCGGGCCGTTCTCCCGTCCTGGATGCCGCTCTACTACGCCGAACCGATCGAGCTGGTCTCCGGCTCCGGCCGCCGGGTGACCGACGCGCAGGGACGCAGCTACCTGGACTTCTTCGGCGGCGTGCTGACCAACATGATCGGCTACGACATCCCGGAGATCCGGGAGGCGGTCGAGCGGCAGCTGCGTACCGGCATCGTGCACAGCTCCACGCTCTACCTGATCCGGCAGCAGGTGGAATTGGCCGAGAAGGTCGCCCGGGTCTCCGGCATCCCCGACGCCCGGGTCTTCTTCACCAACTCGGGCACCGAGGCGAACGAGGCCGCGCTGCTGGTCGCCACCAACCACCGCCGTTCGCACCAGATCCTGGCGGTACGCAACAGCTACCACGGCCGGTCGTACGCGGCGATGGGCGTCACCGGCAACCGGAGCTGGTCGGCCAGCGCGCTCAACCCGTTGCAGGTGGCCTGGCTGCACTCCGGTGAGCGGCTGCGTGGCCTGCTGGCCCGGCTCGACTCCGAGGACCGGATCAACGCCGCCGTGGAGGACCTGCGCGAGGTGCTGGCCACCCAGACCTCCGGCGACGTGGCCTGCCTGATCGCCGAGCCGATCCAGGGCGTCGGCGGGTTCGTGCACGGCCCGGACGGGCTCTTCGCGGCCTGGAAGAAGGTGCTCGACGAGCACGGCATCCTGCTGATCAGCGACGAGGTGCAGACCGGCTGGGGCCGCACCGGTGAGCACTTCTGGGGTTACCAGGCGCACGGCGTCACCCCGGACCTGCTCACCTTCGCCAAGGGCATCGGCAACGGGTTCGCCCTGGCCGGCGTCGTCGGGCGGGCCGACGTGCTGGAGTCGGTGCCGGCGATCAGCTTCTCCACCTTCGGCGGCAACCCGATCTCCACCGCCGCCGGCAACGCCGTCCTGGATTACCTGCTCGACCACGATCTGCAGGCCAACGCCGCGCGGGTCGGCGCGATCCTCGGCGACGGCCTGCGGGCCGCGACGGCCGATCTCGACTGCGTCGCCGAGGTACGCGGCAAGGGCCTCATGCTCGGCGTCGAGTTCGTCCGCCCGGGCACCACCGAACCCGATCCGGCGCTCACCGCCCGGGTGTTCGAGGCGTGCCGCGCCGGTGGCCTGCTGGTCGGCAAGGGCGGCCTCTACGGCAACGTGGTGCGGATGGGGCCACCGCTGACGCTGACCGAGGACGAGGCCCGGGAGGGTCTGGCCATCCTGGTCGACGCGATCCGCTCCGGCGCGGCGGCGGAGGCGGCGGCGTGA
- the murD gene encoding UDP-N-acetylmuramoyl-L-alanine--D-glutamate ligase, with the protein MRLSDLRGRHVAVWGAGREGRAAVTAIAAHGPAGLVAVDDSANFLSLPWEGPVAAAAPLVTGEEGFDRLAAADVVVRSPGVPSTHPWMVELRRRAVPVTQGSALWMADHGDRTVGVTGSKGKSTTSSLISRLLTAMDRPNVFGGNIGVPLLDLPEAELYVLELSSYQCADLTESPRVAVVTALFPEHLDAHGGERQYYRDKLNLLAHGPHTVVVNGADPRLAVELGDRAAVRAGLPSATHVASGPDGTPWFHLRDTPLFPRAVLPLVGRHNESNLCVALAVLDALGVDVVGRKDALAIAVAEFQGLAHRLTEIPDPSGVTFVDDTLATSPYAAMHAIDAYEGRPLTVIVGGNDRGLDYSPLRDHLAEREITVIGIPDSGPRIVEALAGLPAVRTELAEDLVAAVGLSRKLTPAGGVVLLSPAAPSYGRFRNFEHRSEVFAQAVADTAR; encoded by the coding sequence GTGCGCCTGTCTGATCTGCGAGGACGTCATGTCGCCGTCTGGGGTGCCGGCCGGGAGGGTCGGGCCGCGGTGACCGCGATCGCCGCGCACGGCCCGGCCGGCCTGGTCGCCGTCGACGACAGTGCGAACTTCCTCAGCCTGCCCTGGGAGGGGCCGGTCGCCGCCGCCGCGCCGCTGGTGACCGGGGAGGAGGGCTTCGACCGGCTGGCCGCCGCCGACGTGGTGGTCCGGTCGCCGGGGGTGCCGAGCACCCATCCGTGGATGGTCGAGCTGCGCCGTCGCGCGGTCCCGGTCACCCAGGGCAGCGCGCTCTGGATGGCCGATCACGGCGACCGGACGGTGGGGGTCACCGGCAGCAAGGGCAAGAGCACCACGTCCAGCCTGATCAGCCGCCTGCTCACCGCGATGGACCGGCCGAACGTCTTCGGTGGCAACATCGGCGTGCCGCTGCTCGACCTGCCCGAGGCGGAGCTGTACGTGCTGGAGCTGTCCAGCTACCAGTGCGCCGACCTGACCGAATCGCCCCGGGTGGCGGTGGTCACCGCGCTCTTCCCCGAGCATCTCGACGCGCACGGCGGTGAACGGCAGTACTACCGGGACAAGCTCAATCTGCTCGCGCACGGCCCGCACACGGTGGTGGTCAACGGCGCCGATCCGCGGCTCGCCGTGGAGTTGGGGGACCGGGCCGCGGTGCGGGCCGGCCTGCCGAGCGCCACCCACGTCGCCTCCGGCCCGGACGGCACCCCCTGGTTCCACCTGCGGGACACTCCGCTCTTCCCGCGCGCGGTGCTGCCCCTGGTGGGCCGGCACAACGAGAGCAACCTCTGCGTGGCCCTCGCCGTGCTGGACGCGCTCGGTGTCGACGTGGTGGGCCGCAAGGACGCTCTCGCCATCGCGGTCGCCGAGTTTCAGGGGTTGGCCCACCGGCTCACCGAGATCCCCGACCCGTCGGGTGTCACGTTCGTCGACGACACCCTGGCGACCAGCCCGTACGCGGCGATGCACGCGATCGACGCGTACGAGGGACGGCCGCTGACCGTGATCGTCGGTGGCAACGACCGGGGCCTGGACTACAGCCCGCTGCGTGACCACCTGGCCGAGCGGGAGATCACCGTGATCGGCATTCCGGACAGCGGGCCGCGGATCGTCGAGGCGCTCGCCGGGCTGCCGGCGGTGCGGACCGAGCTGGCCGAGGACCTGGTCGCCGCGGTCGGGCTGTCCCGCAAGCTGACCCCGGCCGGCGGGGTGGTGCTGCTCTCCCCGGCCGCCCCGAGCTACGGCCGGTTCCGCAACTTCGAGCACCGCTCGGAGGTGTTCGCGCAGGCGGTCGCCGACACCGCCCGCTGA
- a CDS encoding DUF6114 domain-containing protein: protein MTAGRHVAAPAGRPPGGRWRRWRRGRPFTAGVLIALGGAEMLVTLRAPLGVLLHVGPQGLAAYLVPAILLLCGVLLIATPQQRVFYALLSLVLGLASWLTSNLGGFLVGMLLTLVGGALAFAWTPAKQRRHPDTASAPAPAAPPAPRAPEEEDVGTALLPGAEQPDRTAADRG from the coding sequence ATGACCGCCGGCAGGCACGTCGCGGCGCCGGCAGGCCGTCCCCCGGGCGGGCGCTGGCGTCGCTGGCGTCGGGGGCGCCCGTTCACCGCCGGGGTGCTGATCGCGCTCGGCGGCGCCGAGATGCTGGTGACCCTGCGGGCACCGCTCGGCGTGCTGCTGCACGTCGGGCCGCAAGGGCTGGCCGCGTACCTGGTGCCGGCCATCCTGCTGCTCTGCGGGGTACTGCTGATCGCCACCCCGCAGCAGCGGGTCTTCTACGCGCTGCTCTCCCTGGTGCTCGGGCTGGCCTCCTGGCTGACCTCGAACCTCGGCGGCTTCCTGGTCGGGATGCTGCTCACCCTGGTCGGCGGGGCGCTCGCGTTCGCCTGGACGCCGGCCAAGCAGCGCCGGCACCCCGACACCGCGTCCGCACCGGCCCCCGCCGCACCGCCCGCGCCCCGGGCACCGGAGGAGGAGGACGTCGGCACCGCGCTGTTGCCGGGCGCGGAGCAGCCCGACCGGACCGCCGCCGACCGGGGCTGA
- a CDS encoding Tat pathway signal sequence domain protein gives MPRYGRIGAGLAAVALLTSLIGTAPAAASPSSQLAGAVLTYPTPGGTDVPVGDVIQASLASGTNATFYSSSTGIRCAASSFTATVLTNPPAPGTATERLTAQSFTSCTSNVLGVTGVQSVTVNNLPYDVSVSSAGVVTISGGAAGQIQSTVVLNTLLSTITCVYQTSSNTLTGTADNGTNSIIFTNQVLTKSSGPSLCFGTAYFSVRYSPVRDTTRSGSPVYVN, from the coding sequence ATGCCCAGGTACGGACGAATCGGCGCGGGCCTCGCCGCCGTGGCGCTGCTGACCAGCCTGATCGGCACCGCCCCCGCGGCCGCCTCCCCGTCGTCCCAACTCGCCGGCGCCGTGCTCACCTACCCGACCCCCGGCGGGACCGACGTGCCCGTCGGGGACGTGATCCAGGCCAGCCTGGCCAGCGGCACCAACGCCACCTTCTACTCGTCCTCCACCGGCATCCGGTGCGCCGCCTCCAGCTTCACCGCCACGGTGCTGACCAACCCGCCGGCACCGGGCACCGCCACCGAGCGCCTCACCGCGCAGAGCTTCACCAGCTGCACCAGCAACGTGCTGGGCGTCACCGGGGTGCAGAGCGTGACGGTGAACAACCTGCCGTACGACGTCTCTGTCAGCAGTGCGGGCGTGGTGACCATCTCCGGCGGGGCCGCCGGCCAGATCCAGAGCACCGTCGTGCTGAACACGCTGCTGAGCACGATCACCTGCGTCTACCAGACCAGCAGCAACACCCTCACCGGTACCGCGGACAACGGCACCAACTCGATCATCTTCACCAACCAGGTGCTGACCAAGTCCTCCGGGCCCAGCCTCTGCTTCGGCACCGCGTACTTCAGCGTGCGGTACTCCCCGGTGCGGGACACCACCCGGTCCGGCAGCCCGGTCTATGTCAACTGA
- a CDS encoding DUF6230 family protein, translated as MSNQLAPIEAEPRESGIRWRRFAVTFGTVAVGAAAMVALTAQGALGVQFAISGMPFTVTADRLDGTGFEQFATIDNMIENSPNEGDTGGQVLVMVSAIDRAQLTNLCQSINLGGINLRITAGDRGRPVSARTLVVDGDQVAGNASFNNINVGQDASTLDQVPGVRGNPGVFSQQADKVTITNLRQNNYATTAAVFTLPNLHMSFSTDGC; from the coding sequence GTGTCGAATCAGCTCGCACCGATCGAAGCCGAACCGCGCGAGAGCGGGATCCGCTGGCGCCGGTTCGCCGTCACCTTCGGCACCGTCGCGGTGGGTGCGGCCGCGATGGTCGCGCTCACCGCGCAGGGCGCGCTCGGCGTGCAGTTCGCCATCTCGGGCATGCCGTTCACCGTCACCGCCGACCGACTCGACGGCACCGGCTTCGAGCAGTTCGCCACGATCGACAACATGATCGAAAACAGCCCCAACGAGGGCGACACCGGCGGCCAGGTCCTGGTGATGGTCTCCGCGATCGACCGGGCCCAACTGACCAACCTCTGCCAGAGCATCAACCTCGGTGGCATCAACCTGCGGATCACCGCCGGCGACCGCGGCCGGCCGGTCAGCGCCCGGACCCTGGTCGTCGACGGCGACCAGGTCGCCGGCAACGCCTCGTTCAACAACATCAACGTCGGGCAGGACGCCAGCACCCTCGACCAGGTGCCCGGCGTACGCGGCAACCCGGGCGTCTTTTCCCAGCAGGCCGACAAGGTGACCATCACCAACCTGCGGCAGAACAACTACGCCACCACGGCGGCGGTGTTCACCCTGCCGAACCTGCACATGTCGTTCAGCACCGACGGGTGCTGA
- a CDS encoding poly-gamma-glutamate hydrolase family protein, which yields MPTTARRRTVLAALASAAVATPAMLAARPAPALAADRYGSNTALYADPSLVEGSDYARRYRRQPAFDNDLTTNALYPQVAVVAPHGGGIEVGTSELCLAVAGYHPATLATATDGRGLHDYWMFEGLRGSGNGELHVTSVNCDDPYAESICGGARYAVSLHGCKESDAGVPDGTRAVLVGGLDANLRDLLRQEYARVGITLAGGGGADIDGSHPRNICNRTLIGKGAQLELTTALRNAMFGTNTRADRKNTTLPLFWDFVTATRVAIARRVA from the coding sequence ATGCCCACCACCGCACGGCGTCGTACCGTCCTCGCCGCCCTGGCCTCGGCGGCGGTCGCCACCCCCGCGATGCTCGCCGCCCGGCCCGCCCCGGCCCTCGCTGCCGACAGGTACGGCTCGAACACCGCGCTCTACGCCGACCCGAGCCTGGTCGAGGGGAGCGACTACGCCCGGCGTTACCGCCGTCAGCCGGCCTTCGACAACGACCTCACGACGAACGCGCTCTATCCGCAGGTGGCGGTGGTCGCGCCGCACGGCGGCGGCATCGAGGTCGGCACCTCCGAACTCTGCCTCGCCGTCGCCGGCTACCACCCGGCCACGCTGGCGACCGCCACCGACGGCCGGGGGCTGCACGACTACTGGATGTTCGAGGGGCTGCGGGGCAGCGGCAACGGCGAGCTACACGTGACCTCGGTCAACTGCGACGACCCGTACGCAGAGTCGATCTGCGGCGGGGCCCGGTACGCGGTCTCCCTGCACGGCTGCAAGGAGTCCGACGCGGGCGTGCCGGACGGCACCCGGGCGGTCCTGGTCGGCGGTCTGGACGCCAACCTGCGGGATCTGCTCCGCCAGGAGTACGCGAGGGTGGGCATCACGCTGGCCGGGGGCGGGGGCGCGGACATCGACGGCTCCCACCCGCGCAACATCTGCAACCGGACCCTCATCGGTAAGGGAGCCCAGTTGGAGTTGACCACCGCGTTGCGGAACGCGATGTTCGGCACCAACACCCGGGCCGATCGGAAGAACACCACGCTGCCGCTCTTCTGGGACTTCGTGACGGCCACCCGGGTGGCGATCGCCCGGCGCGTCGCCTGA
- a CDS encoding MXAN_6230/SCO0854 family RING domain-containing protein produces MTRLTAPTTTSGVHPVAVALARRAGLVATGLLHGGRKVRRPGRRPAGTAEGVTALEADVLALGWLIGPRLRAALAALPAERLASVGHGLLTTLETAVGAHAPHVPLFKDFPRRVPADTQELYVRRMFALLLQRPEQPCVLCGRVRTVHPVSPCAHLTCVACWDEGYTACPICHRRITDGPFLPVVAPPSGGRTLALPRRAELLELADDVDRAVHQALAALLARRTPLSPTDQRDLLALVDHAGPAEPTWLPDEVPVRETRALLLDRLLAGPVEPAPTAALLDRYVTTATDVLRLLAVRDGGDPGLVESPKRRGSLPRPLRRALLARLDALGLPALLADLPRHRDRWLAAAENLHPFEQPARHPEAATAFAVLRRTTVTPDSRLGRVVAEVVAAYAPLIRPVAGRLHAASPAARVEAALASGDVDTAVELLAHRPGELLRRAVALAARGGAPERLCAAVAAAARTGSPGVLIAALGAVRAATWPAGTRLFFPRGGRARLWAEPDRRPRLPAVVGGELEDLLVTELRERAARLPRVDVALLDAALADLMAPFAERTASDALVRLPRGSARPLPDGRRVRLFLHWTEPAGTRVDLDLSVAMIADDGGFVGWCDYTRLRFGDTAAVHSGDLTSAPAPLGASEFVDLDIPALTRRGIRYVAMVVFSYNDVPFEEMTDAFAGFMGDPGNGAPFEPKAVEQRFDLTGRVKIATPLVVDLRSRALRWIDATMTGTGGEHSVARYSRTLARLTVAADEHFAAGRRVSLWELACWHAAGRADTVLVRGRDGGLTGYRRADGESPAAFAGRLTARGPADEVPDGIAEPRFAALVRGDVALPAGAQAYALHRAELDPERVTLLGAADLLADLAPRR; encoded by the coding sequence ATGACGCGACTGACGGCTCCGACCACCACCTCCGGCGTCCACCCGGTCGCGGTGGCGCTGGCCCGCCGCGCCGGGCTGGTCGCCACCGGCCTGCTGCACGGCGGGCGCAAGGTGCGCCGCCCCGGCCGCCGGCCCGCCGGCACCGCCGAGGGGGTGACCGCGCTGGAGGCGGACGTCCTCGCGCTCGGCTGGCTGATCGGGCCCCGGCTGCGCGCCGCGCTGGCCGCGCTGCCCGCCGAGCGGCTCGCCTCGGTCGGCCACGGCCTGCTGACCACCCTGGAGACGGCGGTGGGCGCGCACGCCCCGCACGTCCCGCTGTTCAAGGACTTCCCGCGCCGGGTTCCCGCCGACACGCAGGAGCTGTACGTCCGGCGCATGTTCGCGCTGCTGCTCCAGCGCCCGGAGCAGCCCTGTGTGCTCTGCGGTCGGGTCCGCACCGTGCACCCGGTCTCGCCCTGCGCCCACCTGACCTGCGTCGCCTGCTGGGACGAGGGCTACACGGCCTGCCCGATCTGCCACCGCCGGATCACCGACGGGCCGTTCCTGCCGGTGGTCGCACCCCCGAGCGGTGGTCGTACGCTGGCGCTGCCCCGCCGGGCCGAGCTGCTGGAACTGGCCGACGACGTCGACCGCGCGGTGCACCAGGCGCTCGCCGCGCTGCTGGCCCGGCGTACCCCGCTCTCCCCCACCGACCAGCGCGACCTGCTGGCCCTGGTCGACCACGCCGGCCCGGCCGAGCCGACCTGGCTGCCCGACGAGGTGCCGGTCCGGGAGACCCGGGCGCTGCTGCTGGACCGGCTGCTCGCCGGGCCCGTCGAGCCGGCCCCGACCGCGGCCCTGCTGGACCGGTACGTCACCACCGCCACCGACGTGCTCCGGCTGCTCGCGGTCCGCGACGGCGGCGACCCGGGGCTGGTGGAGTCGCCGAAGCGGCGTGGCTCCCTCCCCCGCCCGCTGCGCCGGGCGCTGCTGGCCCGGCTGGACGCGCTGGGCCTGCCTGCCCTGCTGGCGGACCTGCCCCGACACCGGGACCGCTGGCTCGCCGCCGCCGAGAACCTGCACCCGTTCGAGCAGCCGGCCCGCCACCCGGAGGCGGCCACCGCCTTCGCGGTGCTGCGCCGCACGACGGTGACCCCGGACAGCCGCCTCGGGCGGGTGGTCGCCGAGGTGGTGGCCGCGTACGCGCCGCTGATCCGGCCCGTCGCGGGGCGGCTGCACGCCGCTTCCCCGGCCGCCCGGGTGGAGGCCGCCCTGGCCTCCGGGGACGTCGACACCGCCGTCGAACTGCTCGCCCACCGGCCGGGTGAGCTGCTGCGCCGGGCTGTCGCGCTGGCGGCCCGTGGCGGCGCCCCGGAGCGGCTCTGCGCGGCGGTGGCGGCAGCCGCCCGTACCGGGTCGCCCGGCGTGCTGATCGCCGCCCTCGGCGCGGTACGCGCGGCGACCTGGCCGGCCGGCACCCGGCTCTTCTTCCCGCGTGGCGGCCGCGCCCGGCTCTGGGCCGAGCCGGATCGCCGCCCCCGGCTGCCCGCCGTCGTCGGCGGCGAGCTGGAGGATCTGCTGGTCACGGAGCTGCGTGAGCGGGCGGCCCGGCTGCCCCGGGTCGACGTGGCGCTGCTGGACGCGGCGCTGGCCGACCTGATGGCGCCGTTCGCCGAGCGGACCGCCTCGGACGCGCTGGTCCGCCTGCCGCGCGGCAGCGCCCGACCGCTGCCGGACGGCCGCCGGGTACGGCTCTTCCTGCACTGGACCGAACCGGCCGGCACCCGCGTCGACCTGGACCTGTCGGTCGCGATGATCGCCGACGACGGTGGTTTCGTCGGCTGGTGCGACTACACCCGCCTGCGGTTCGGCGACACGGCGGCGGTGCACTCGGGAGATCTGACCTCGGCACCGGCCCCGCTGGGCGCGAGCGAGTTCGTCGACCTCGACATCCCCGCCCTGACCCGGCGCGGGATCCGATACGTGGCGATGGTGGTGTTCAGCTACAACGACGTGCCCTTCGAGGAGATGACCGACGCCTTCGCCGGGTTCATGGGCGACCCGGGGAACGGGGCGCCGTTCGAGCCGAAGGCGGTCGAGCAGCGGTTCGACCTCACCGGCCGGGTCAAGATCGCCACCCCGCTCGTGGTCGACCTGCGCTCCCGGGCGCTGCGTTGGATCGACGCCACCATGACCGGCACCGGCGGCGAGCACTCGGTGGCCCGCTACTCGCGTACCCTCGCGCGCCTCACCGTGGCCGCCGACGAGCACTTCGCCGCCGGACGGCGGGTGAGCCTGTGGGAGCTGGCCTGCTGGCACGCCGCCGGGCGGGCCGACACCGTGCTGGTCCGGGGCCGCGACGGCGGGCTCACCGGCTACCGCCGGGCGGACGGCGAGTCACCGGCCGCCTTCGCCGGCCGGCTGACCGCACGCGGCCCGGCCGACGAGGTGCCGGACGGCATCGCGGAGCCACGGTTCGCCGCGCTGGTACGCGGGGACGTCGCGCTGCCCGCCGGGGCGCAGGCGTACGCGCTGCACCGGGCCGAGCTGGACCCCGAACGGGTCACCCTGCTCGGCGCGGCCGACCTGCTCGCCGACCTCGCCCCGCGCCGTTGA
- a CDS encoding TetR/AcrR family transcriptional regulator: MSALRHPQPAPIPLPGARHGRDPDRAIKRGPRRVSAEVVAATQRDRLFDGLVREVATRGYDNARVTDICRAAGVTRPAFYALFTGKEDAFLAAYRHGIAVVSQLMENAYRDAGPHWPDAARAALRTLLEVLASVPAFARMALVEVDAAGPDARRERDALLTSFRRFFADAGPGPTTGDVDRELLVSTVVGGLHATIRGRVAQGAIEELPALLPVLTYAATAPFLGRDAASRATRPVSPGDGPSTAAPCAPSQPH, from the coding sequence TTGTCCGCTCTGCGTCACCCACAACCGGCGCCGATCCCGCTGCCCGGCGCCCGCCACGGCCGCGACCCGGACCGTGCCATCAAGCGCGGGCCGCGCCGGGTCTCGGCCGAGGTGGTGGCGGCGACCCAGCGCGACCGCCTCTTCGACGGGCTGGTACGGGAGGTGGCGACAAGGGGCTACGACAACGCCCGGGTCACCGACATCTGCCGGGCCGCCGGGGTGACCCGACCGGCCTTCTACGCCCTCTTCACGGGCAAGGAGGACGCCTTCCTGGCCGCGTACCGACACGGGATCGCGGTGGTGTCGCAGCTGATGGAGAACGCCTACCGGGACGCCGGACCACACTGGCCGGACGCCGCCCGGGCCGCACTGCGCACCCTGCTCGAGGTGCTGGCCAGCGTGCCCGCCTTCGCCCGGATGGCCCTGGTCGAGGTGGACGCGGCCGGCCCGGACGCCCGCCGGGAGCGAGACGCCCTGCTGACCAGCTTCCGCCGGTTCTTCGCCGACGCCGGGCCCGGCCCGACGACCGGCGACGTCGACCGGGAGCTGCTGGTGTCCACGGTGGTCGGCGGCCTGCACGCGACCATCCGCGGCCGGGTCGCCCAAGGGGCGATCGAGGAGCTGCCGGCGCTGCTGCCCGTGCTCACCTATGCGGCCACCGCACCCTTCCTCGGCCGGGACGCGGCCAGCCGGGCGACCCGCCCGGTCAGCCCCGGCGACGGTCCGAGCACGGCGGCACCGTGCGCCCCCAGCCAGCCCCATTGA